A region of Desulfolithobacter dissulfuricans DNA encodes the following proteins:
- a CDS encoding serine O-acetyltransferase, which produces MLENIKEDLRALGGGSAGLRTLVRGLLSQGFQAVLVYRLFNFLHRKRIPAQPFRFFFERFIEITTGISIPAACTIGKGFRIHHFGGIILHPSVVIGKNCTMYHHVTVGDIGGTGGAAKIGDNVMIGAGAKIIGEITIGDNCRIGANAVVNRDLPDNSVAVGNPCIIREY; this is translated from the coding sequence ATGCTTGAAAATATTAAAGAAGATCTCAGGGCCCTTGGCGGCGGCAGCGCCGGTCTGCGTACATTGGTTCGGGGGCTTCTGTCGCAGGGATTTCAGGCTGTTCTTGTTTATCGTTTATTTAATTTTTTGCACAGAAAAAGGATTCCGGCGCAGCCTTTCCGGTTTTTTTTTGAAAGGTTCATCGAAATTACAACTGGTATTTCGATACCGGCTGCCTGTACTATAGGAAAAGGATTCAGGATTCATCATTTTGGTGGGATAATCCTGCATCCTAGCGTGGTTATCGGTAAAAACTGCACCATGTATCATCACGTTACCGTGGGTGACATTGGTGGAACAGGTGGAGCAGCCAAGATAGGTGATAATGTCATGATTGGTGCGGGCGCAAAGATTATCGGTGAAATCACAATTGGAGATAACTGCAGAATCGGAGCCAATGCAGTGGTGAACCGGGACCTCCCTGATAATAGTGTTGCGGTTGGCAACCCGTGTATTATCAGGGAGTATTGA